The Toxorhynchites rutilus septentrionalis strain SRP chromosome 1, ASM2978413v1, whole genome shotgun sequence genome contains the following window.
GGTAATTCTCGATTGTCATCGGGGGATGCTGTCGTCTCAAACGCCCATTCTGATTTCTGGTGGACGCATGTTTACGAATACTAATAAATTCTGCTCTCATGGGACAGGCACGGTTATAGCCCTCATGGTTGGCACCACAATTGGCGCATTGTGACTCGGAGTTTATCTCCATTCGATCGCATTTCGATGTTTCGTGAGAACCAGCACATTTTCCACAACGCgatttcatgtgacagttcCTAGAGCCATGACCGAAGGATAAACAGTTTTCACATTGAGTCACTTCAATGTGAACTTCGGGCGATAGTGCTCCCATTCAACAATGATGTTGAAGAGCGCTTTAATTTTGCGGAGGTCCGTCATGGTAACAGAGCCTTTTTCCAGGTGTGCCAAGTAGAGAAAATCCCTATAGTTTTTGCCTTCAGCACGTTTAATTCGAAATACCTTTATCGGTTTGATTTTGACTCGTTTCAGCTCGTTGATGATTTCATCCGAAGTAAATTCCGAATGACCGCGGATTATCACCTTAAATGGCTTGTTCCCTGGAGCATAATAGGTGAAATACTCATGCTTTTGCGTCTGGAGATACTTTGTCGTTGTATCGAAGTCCAATTTATTGGAGCAGATAATTTTCGTGCCTATGCTGCAGAGCTTGAGGAAAGATGAATCTGCTTCGCAGCAAGCTCATTCCTGAGCGTAGCTATTTCCTTCGTGGTGGTAAAAAACGGTggaattttcacttttttcggAATCGACGGCTCTGTGACAGCTTGCACTGATAGTTCAGCAAAATTATTACTCGCTAGAAGTCTAGTGTTGTGATCTTGTGTATCGACCTCGTCACTTCGCGGTCTTTTCGAACCGGAGGCCCGTTTATTTAATGCACTATTCTCTGCAGCAGatgcactcgtttttttttattgcgcgTCATCGCAACAGATGTCAATGATGGTGGCTTTACTGCTAGCCTTTTCAGCTCAGTTTTAAAGCTGGCCACCTTAAGTAGGTGGCCTAGCGCCGGAGAAATATTATGAGACCGAACAGAACTCGCGGGAGAAAAAACAGTGCAATTTGCACAATTTATATAACGAACGAAACGAAACGAGGTTAAAAACGAACAAGTTTAAACACGCCTGGCTTGCACGAGTGACAGACGAACAATGACTATATGTATGGGAATAATGAAAAgtagttaaggtgaaggtggaagctagccattgtagtagtataggtaaaccctcgtgtaaaaatggggtaatagtgtttgtgagagaagagcaaagcacacgtaaatagatcaattcacttatcagactgtgtggcgcttcattgacacgagtctttgaatacatttgaaaaaaaaaacaaataacaattcaatactaaagtaaaatgtatgaacgatatgttccgatgaacaattgcaaatataaatatatatagaaggtgcatttgcatatgattctgattatacgcgagcgtaacatgagcaaatttataacacatgcgaattggggcacttttggtattaacaagttcttccgcatagtaactcgatgttgacaattccttaatattttccttcgttgatcgtattgttttcacatattcacgttggaaagccttaacccttctcttcgttggccgaggcatttagatttaatttaatacttttccgtttattgtttttgaaagcataggcagccgtggcagtgttccgagctctgcaatacaattttcttacccaatgttaaagttgctaaaacttacattatagacccattaaacgtaaaaataataattgtattgatatcaacacaattttattttattgattttcatgacatgggacgctatgactccggaataacattttattgagtggtttttatagctgtttcgatgatgttgtttggcatcagtgtcgaaaaaataacgatgcttccaccaatacaaacaaaaccattgcagaagattgaaaaacgaaaatttaactttcagagcacttgctcgagttttccgacgttcttcactatacggtgcgaaagcagatgaaaatttaatatcttgtgagtaatcgattagagtttggttgatattacttgatgggaagtgtgcgaaaacgatcattttcttcacactgtttcgcaaaattattgattttcgggcgagaggtgagggagcgagatgaaagaaatgagcgccattgtggcagccatttgtggctagcttccaccttcaccttaaatgagATATGCATTTGCTGATTCTTTTTGCATGCGACCGATCCGCACGGGAACAGAGGTTTAGAAGACGattgaattatttttctatTACAGAGATTGTAAACAACAAGGTTCATGCGCATCCAGCATTGAAATTGCCAGTTAGGAGATCACTCAAATGACGATCTGTCCGTTCCTTTTTCATTTATAAGGAACTTTAAGCCATTTCTCTCTGTCTACGATTCGTCCTACAGAAGATGTACTATTTGTACCTTAGCGAAAGCGTGATATTTGTACAAGGGGGGAGCTTAAACCAATCTCATGAGAGATTGTcacatcatgtttttttttatcccttttgttttgtttaggctcattaacattttagctgtaacagagccgaattttaatcgtgtacatgtcacatatttatcatatctataattagcacattacacagttgccatttttcggcgttagagtattcccttctataccattggaaatggtacatatttacacagtagctatttaggcgtaagagttttctatctgtccttccattatccagttaagactggacagcggagacagtcgttgatacattgttgagttatttatagaacagcagcccgatgtttcttgcagagcagagcagttgtatggacgaatcgatcctatttcgaccgtggatcgatctccatcgccgatgattgttgcatggacgtagttattctgtaacaacacaaagatggtcaatgagggccctgagttttgaactcacgatcgatcgcttactaagcgaacgcgcaaccaatgtggctacggagacccccttcacATCATGTTGTACCGGTAAAAGATTGTGTGGAGCGCATGTCATCGCCTTGGAGTTGCCTCAGTGGAAACCCGGCTTTCGATATTACGAAGTTTGTGCAGTATTTAAACTTATGAGATACAGTCAATATTAACCTAATGAGGCTCTATAACTTGTTGCTAGGATTAATAAAGGTATATGATTATTATCTATCTCCTCTATAAATCCATGTTTAATAAATTCTGTAATGTATACTTCTACCATTAAGAGGACGGCTGTTATATCTTTCCCCCTACTGTTTCCACCAATAAGCCTAACAGTAAATCGTCACTCAGATTCGTCGATTTTCAACACTCAGCTCAATCAAGAGGTACTGCAGCAATATCATGGGACTGGGCAAAAAAAACACACCCCAACCACTCCGAACCAATTCGTTGAACATTGTGCAGGCGTATGTTCAGCCCACCAAACACCACCCGAACGAGGTTGACCATCATGCCCCAAGTACTGCTGGCTAACCGCCGTTATTGGTTTGCCGCGCGCCGTACCGCCGGAAGAGCATGTCAATAGCGGCTAGTCACGATAAATCAATTCTTCTTTTGCGACCTTTGCGAGCGAGCGAGAAGGTGGACAAAAGTCCGAATTCATCTGTGCCCAATCGCCACGGCCGCCGCGACCCGGCCTAAATTATGGTTTCCAATATTGTTATTTTCCTGGTTTTCGAAGCTCGTTCGCCGGGATAGAACCCACAGTCTACGATCGATGtgcgtttggttttttttttgtcttccaACCGAtggtacacaaataatttgctgCGGATGTTTAGAGTCTAGGCCCTGGCGGAGAGTGGATCAGCTCCGGCGGTATGGTTAAAAAAAACGTACCACTTGTGACAATCCGCCATCAACTGGGGATCAACTACACGAATTGAATGAATGCGCGGAATGTTAGGGGAATGGGATCTGTCGTCCCGTTGCTGGATGCTTCAGTTTTTTTCACGTTACAATTTCGTCGGAAGGTTTGCTTTTTTGCATTCTCTAAGCACCGGGGCTTGTCTAGTTCAGACGAGAGATTTACAGTTGAAAAGCAGTCGGACGGTTCCGAGGGCTGGGATTCCAGTCAATGTAAATCGCATGACACACGATGCTATTCTGACTTAATTGCATGAACAGGTCGGTGGGTGCACGCAATTGTGGTGTGGTTTTAATTTCGCTGTTTCACGGAATAATTGAGTGAGAGTGGGTGCGATCCGAGTGATTCGATGCGCTGGAgaagtaatgtttttttttgtgttttatttcatcgtatCGTTCCAGACATGACCCAGTTCGGTTTGGGGACAGCAAACTCGCACTGGAGCTACAGCTCAACCGGTCCGTACTCACCGTATCTGACTTCCTGCGCGACTCCAACGGCAGCCCAATTCAACAATCCCGCGCTGGGTTTCAGCTGCTCCAGTGGGGAACAGAATGCCGGCCAGGATTTTGCCGGAACCGGAAGAGATTGCGTTCCGAGTAAGTTTAGAGCCTAAGCCAGCGCCGCTATTGCAGACCGATAAAATGTTCCAATTTTCCCCAACAGTGCTCCCAGACTCCACGGCAGCCGATCTGGATCAACATTTGAGCAGCCTGGTGGGTTCCCAACAGACGGCCCAGATGACCCATCCCAGCCTGATGAGTGCCAACGCGAGCAGTAATACCCCCGGATCCAACGGAAATGGAGTGTCCTCGCAAGCAAACCCAATCAGTACGACCAATGGATCGAACGGATTGTTGGTTCCTCGCTACCAAAGCAACGCCACCACCAACGACTACAGCCTCCACACGAGCCAAAGTGGCCCGAGAAGCTTGAGTGATTCCTCCCAGGCGGAGTCACCCGTCCAGGAGGACCTCCTCTCGTCGAACACTCCGAATCTGGGTGGCAGTGCGAACCAGAACTTTTCCAGCCTGGTGGTGAACCAAAGTCAATCCAACTACGGATCGGGCGGAGGTAGCTGCAACGGATCACTCTACCCGGTCCTGCCGGCGAGTCTACTCTACTCCCAGCTGTACACGGCGGCCAACCAAACCCATGGATTCCACAATCACCACCTGCAGAACAGTCACGCGACGGCTCAGAACTCTTCCATGCACGCAGGGGAATTGCAGAGCGTGATGGATCACCTAACGTCCACCACGACGAACGGTGGCCGCCAGCATCCGAACCTGATGAGCAACAATCCCCACACGGATCTCTCGCTGATCGGTAACTGTGGCGCAATGGCTCGGGGTGCGCTGGACGAACCCGGAGCCCGGGCGCTAGCTGGCACACGGGGAGTTCCACCCCAGGGCCAGGTACAGACCGAGAACGGGAACTCCGTCTGGAGGCCATACTGAGGAAAGCTTCAACCGTAGGGCTAAAGGTGCAATAATACGTTTCACACACAGAACCACATCTCACACTGTGTTGATTGTTTTGTTTAGGTCATTGTTTGATTCATTTAAGAAACTCGTTTATTGTAAATAAATTCCGTTTACCCCAGAATAGCATTTGAAACCCACGGTTGATGTCACCTAAAAGGCAGAATAGATGTTATCCCTTCTAGCAAAGAAAACAAACCACAACAtagggagaagaaaaaaaataacatgatgCTTAGAATAGTTCAATAAGCTTCGTACGGAGAATCCGTCAAATGTTTAAAACATGATGATGAAATGTATACTTCAAACTGACAATGATACGAACCTTAACCCGCGCGACCGACGGATGCAAAGAAAGTTCCGGTCCAAAAGTGTCCCCGATACTTTTACTCGTAAGTACTTGTAGTTACCAATGATTAGCAACTAGCTGTTATTAAATAAAGCCAAAGTGATTTTCCAACTTCCAAGCATCCCGCCGATGGGATGCGGGGGTCTGGTGAGCCGTAGCCAAAGTGTAGGAAtatggaaacagaaaaaaaaatgcttaccGCCATCTTGTTGTGAACCGTTGCACAGAGTCTGCGGGATaccagtaaaaaaaaaagaagcaaaTAGAAAACATATATTTCCTCTCTGGATGTGGAACTCTTCGATTACAGTAGTGTTATGTGGAAAAAAAGGCGCGGTGTATGCAGCGAAAAGGGTGTCTGAACGTAAATAGATATGAGAATACCACAGCAATTGTTTCTGGTCAAGAGGTTACTCTCGATAGGGATAGTGAATACTCTACCTTGTAAAAACAAACGAATGATGaaatgatgaataaataaatattgaaaattaactTGAAAACAGATTGTTTCtttcgttttatttattttgtcagTCTTCGAAACGGTCTCATCCCTTGATTGCCGCGAAACAAATAGCGAGGACAGTTTTCTTGGCTATAATGGTGAGAATTGTAAGTATTCAACTTAAACCGTTGGAATGAGATAAGTTTTATCGACTATCATTGAAGGAAGCAACGAAAACAATGGGGTTTTTAGCTATAAGATCGTTTCGGATCGTAAGAGGAATGTTTCTTTACTCTTCTCGTTGATTTAATTAGGTTGATATTCACGATGCGGCATTCGTTTGAAACTTCAAAACATACTGTTATCCTATTCAACCAAGCCTTGGCCCATTTCCAGGTACTTTACATTTCAGTACATTTGAGGtatttctgaaattttttgttagatttatacctgactatttttgaaatcagtactggtgctaaggccacaaaacgttaagaaatgttttgttgaaaaaaatccttgagtgttaatttggaaaatttttagcagaaaatttcaaaatttggcttcggggtgaaattgatcaatctatgatattcaggattttctagtttcatatgcacaaaaatgtatacaaaatCAATTATTACCTACGGTCATTTGaatgataattcaagggtttgaggaTACAAAAACCTAATTGAATCCACCTAAAGATGTGGTCATGCCTGTTGAGATTTCCACCTTGAATTATAGTTAACCACTATAATTAATATACAAGAGTAAATTGGTTTTCAactgattatattttattcGCCTAAATTATCCTAAGTGGTCGAAAGACAACATGTTGTTGTAGTGATACATTATTACTGATCATACTAATAGTTTACAATTATTTGATCTGGCCGCACTGCCAGATTCAAGTATAGAAACAATGAGCCAACTCATGTGCCACAGTTGATTTCTACTTCTACACACTTGTGTTCTCACAAGGAACGGTTGAAAATGGAATTGTTTACAAACACATCGTGATGGCCTCACAATATTTATTAGATATAGTGTTTCTTCGAAAGTGAGATGTGTTTTTCAACACTTCCCCCCAATTCGAAGATTCAAACGTTCCAGTAAAAATCTATGCTGATTCTTCGGCAGTCCTTTGGTGAATGCATCTGCCGGCTGTTCTCCTGTAGGAATGTATTTCACCTGTAGCTTCCCGGTTCGGATCGTCTCGCGGAGAAACATGTACTTTACGTCCAAGTGCTTCATTCGTTGATTACTTCTTGGTTCCTCAGCGCATTTAATGCATGGAATATTATCTTCCCTGATAATAAACGGTATGCATTCCACATCCAATTCGCTCAGAAGATTTGTTATCCACAAACCTTCCTTAACGGCTGAAGAGAGTGCAATTAATTCTGCTTCTGTAGATGACAAACtaactgtttgttgttttctggTGGACCATGAAACCAGATTCCCATATACTAGAAAAGCATAACCAGATACGGATTTTCTATCATTTTGATCATTAGCAAAATCCGCATCCGCAAATCCTACTACTGTGCATTGCGTATCTCGCTTTGCATAAGCAATTTTAGTATCCATTGTGTCcttcaaaaaagacgggtgggtaatgtcggggacataaccggagtgacgtaggactgtacaaaggggacagcttttgttaaatatatattttaaatatattgttttattttcttctcctatgtgaatacctacctatctacctgaaaaatggattagtttactgtttactctttatgaatatgttgatggttctgaaaagaacctttggtgttgtgtttttgttatcactcgatattcccatcttgttcggttaaaccttcctgtttagctattgcgtttgccactcgccacagctttcacagttggaaaatgtcttcccatccagcttgtgacatgttgttcagtaaattacatttattgcgacgtgccggagaaacactttgccactcactgaaactaattgttgccttgatgagcgccaaaccgaagctgctctgttcttgatgcgggttttctgattgtcgtgagcagctttgcaagccaactcgagcactccgacggccgaaactctataatcgctgttaggtatactggtgctccggcaccaatccgttcggcctagttacccttgcggagcaatcagtgaatgcgatcaacagggaactggagacctgcacggttcgagtgagactttgcctttcccttaacttgtcctccttggtacgcccacgatgccgatgccgtacaaccacacgggtttacggcttgaaagaaaataagatatttttttggggtccgcgtgttttatactctagcggtacacactcacagcatagagacaaatcggcagactcagccagaggggcgagtccaacgagacgaacgaatgagcgttaaaagggagcgatggcaaaaaaatacattcattacgatttgttcgctcgttggattcacatgcaggctaaaaagggtccttttcaggatcacaaaattatcttcaacctaaagagtttattgctgcaatcgatatccccatcttgtttggctaaaccttcctgtttagcgatttgttgccactcgccacagctttcacagttggaaaatttcttcccatccagctttgtgacatgttgtacagtaaattacattcaatgcgacgtgccgaagcgccactcagtgtcgcattggaggcgattttaacctgtaattgaacatttgcgatgacagtggtacagtgtcgactttcaatgtggggtcataatttggatctctatgtttacaaaaatttccaactaaataagtcgcattacatgtccgtccaattagcttaatgtcgaactaattgtaaattactgtactttcaatctggaaacaatttaagaattggtgaaaattgaataatcaggaaagtccccaactatcaataagctcagaacaactgccaaattcacatactcatcagatcctggcaaacaaattatgaaaaaatcaatttgtgttttattattattttggataatgttttagaaagcattgaactgtatttcctaaactcttttttggaaggtttaatggccctgagaatcgccttgttttatggaatggttccaatttagaaaacttagtactcgtggttttaaaaaaaaacatttcgaacgccctcgatgccgccttgttctggatttgccaccaaagcagtttgtataaagaacaaacttttttcttctgctacctgatgccgttttgcgattgcgtttgccactcgccactcgctgcaactgcctgttgtcttgatgtccaccgaaccgaatgtgttctgttccgaatgcggggtttcttatcgtcgcgagcagctttgccagctaactcgatcacttcggcggccgaaactatataacgccggctaggtggactggtgcactggtactaacgcgctcggcctagctacccttgcggggaactccagaccaacacggttcgagcgggattttgcctttcccttcacttttcctcctttaccatgtccagacatggctgcttgggttggtttgttgatgtgttgtgatgcgaaccgctgtggtgtacggtttgaatgagaatgatcgttacggcagcggagcggggatttttaagctgactggctggctcgagaattacgcatgtgtgagactgcgaccaatgtttcgttcattttttttctttttcctttccaatcgtgcttcattctatttcgctgctgctctggttgcccgttttggtcggtacgatttgaggagcacaaaatggaccaatcaaaaatggacacatagtgcatttggacaatgcttgatatttcacaattattcaattatttatctcatgaaaaatgaaatgttattcattatgatagatgcgtagatatatttcctatcaattgatgcaaaaacctttgcgatctattgagatatgctcgagttataagcgttccaaatcttgcattttttcctacttgttcagtgcctagatttccatttcaccccctatatcttccggttagacgtagtcctacgtcaaaaataatatcttgctcgtaacatttttgtgtgtaaattt
Protein-coding sequences here:
- the LOC129777427 gene encoding runt-related transcription factor 2 isoform X1, whose protein sequence is MHLTTNNSTTNSGNTSGNNVSSNNNSGGGGGAGNGGGGGTNSTSSNNNNSGSNGSNNNNNSSSNNNNNSGGSGNNNGTGGAAAGENGPPSAASILQDTYTKMTSDILAERTLGDFLSEHPGELIRTGSPLFVCTVLPPHWRSNKTLPVAFKVVALGDVGDGTMVTVRAGNDENYCAELRNCTAVMKNQVAKFNDLRFVGRSGRGKSFTLTIMVSTSPPQLATYNKAIKVTVDGPREPRSKTMLPSLLGQQQQFHFAFGQRPFHFPADPLSSFRMPPIDMTQFGLGTANSHWSYSSTGPYSPYLTSCATPTAAQFNNPALGFSCSSGEQNAGQDFAGTGRDCVPMLPDSTAADLDQHLSSLVGSQQTAQMTHPSLMSANASSNTPGSNGNGVSSQANPISTTNGSNGLLVPRYQSNATTNDYSLHTSQSGPRSLSDSSQAESPVQEDLLSSNTPNLGGSANQNFSSLVVNQSQSNYGSGGGSCNGSLYPVLPASLLYSQLYTAANQTHGFHNHHLQNSHATAQNSSMHAGELQSVMDHLTSTTTNGGRQHPNLMSNNPHTDLSLIGNCGAMARGALDEPGARALAGTRGVPPQGQVQTENGNSVWRPY
- the LOC129777427 gene encoding runt-related transcription factor 2 isoform X2, giving the protein MHLTTNNSTTNSGNTSGNNVSSNNNSGGGGGAGNGGGGGTNSTSSNNNNSGSNGSNNNNNSSSNNNNNSGGSGNNNGTGGAAAGENGPPSAASILQDTYTKMTSDILAERTLGDFLSEHPGELIRTGSPLFVCTVLPPHWRSNKTLPVAFKVVALGDVGDGTMVTVRAGNDENYCAELRNCTAVMKNQVAKFNDLRFVGRSGRGKSFTLTIMVSTSPPQLATYNKAIKVTVDGPREPRSKTRQQQQFHFAFGQRPFHFPADPLSSFRMPPIDMTQFGLGTANSHWSYSSTGPYSPYLTSCATPTAAQFNNPALGFSCSSGEQNAGQDFAGTGRDCVPMLPDSTAADLDQHLSSLVGSQQTAQMTHPSLMSANASSNTPGSNGNGVSSQANPISTTNGSNGLLVPRYQSNATTNDYSLHTSQSGPRSLSDSSQAESPVQEDLLSSNTPNLGGSANQNFSSLVVNQSQSNYGSGGGSCNGSLYPVLPASLLYSQLYTAANQTHGFHNHHLQNSHATAQNSSMHAGELQSVMDHLTSTTTNGGRQHPNLMSNNPHTDLSLIGNCGAMARGALDEPGARALAGTRGVPPQGQVQTENGNSVWRPY